A window of Papilio machaon chromosome W, ilPapMach1.1, whole genome shotgun sequence genomic DNA:
AGGGGCGCCAGCCGCGGCGCAGACGACGCAGTGAAGCGCGGCCGTGCATCCGCGGGCCTTGTGACCTGGTTGACCGCACCGGAAACAGAGCCCGGAGCGGTCTACTCCCTCTTGGCACTGGCAAGATATGTGCCCTGGAGCCAGGCACCTGAAGCACCTGATGGGGCGGGCATCTAGCAACCTGGCCTGGGCGGACACCCAACCCACCAGTAGGCGGCCGACGGTCGCAATCTTCTTTGCAGCCGCGACGGGACACTGGACCACGACTGATCCCAGTCCGTCGCGGCCGGTCGACATTGCGCCGGCCCGTAGCTGCTCGGCGGGGCACCCTCCCGCTGCAGCAATGGCGGCAACCACCTCGGCACTGGTGGTGGCGTTGTCCAAGCCTGCCACCCGTAGGGCCACGGACTTAATAGGCCGGGAGACGCGGACGACACCACCATCCAGGACCTCCCGGAGCCTTTGGGCCAGGGAGTCCGCCTTCTCGCCGCTAGAGGCGCCCGGGAACTCGAAGACACGTCCCCCATTGGCAGCCTTCCGAAGGCGAACGCCCTGGGCTCCGAACTCGGCTGGGTTTATTTTCTCCTTCGCCGAGGCAATGACGCTGGCGTAGGTGGCACCCTGCTCCGCAGCGCCCGGCTGCAGCGTAATAACAACTGCCGACGACCGAGGCACATGCAGCTTTGCAGCACCACTCTTCACCTGAGGCCGCCTTTTAGGGCCCACCTTTGTCCACTCGCCAACCGCGGGCTGCGACGGCTGCTGCCCGGGTGGTGGgtctttcttcttcttcttcttccttTTTCTCCTCCTCTTTCTCTTCTCTTTTTCCCCGCTAGCGGGTAAGGAGGTCTGGGCAGGACCCGACGGGCGCTGGTGTGGCGCCGATGGGGCTTTCCTTTGAGTGCCGCTGGGGCCGGGTTGAGCCGCCACTTTGGGTGCCGTCTGTTGCCGCGCAAGTTTGTCGGCGTATGTGCTCCCGTTCTTCCTCGTATCGGCCGCGAGAGGCGGCCGCAGGTTCTTCTCCGGGAGAAGTCTGTCCTCCAGCGAGGCCAGGCGGGCGTTCATCATCCCCCCGACCTGAACCATCACTGCACGACAGATCTCCTCCACGGAGGGCGTCTCGCTCGGTGTTTGTGTTTGTGGGGGCCGTGATGCGGGGGCGGCCTCCATTGTCACATCAGGGTCGGAATGGCCAGCGGAACCCCGTGTCCGCAGGTCCTCCTTGATGGTAGCAAGCTCCTTACGGAGTGCGTCCATCTCGGCGCGCAGGCGGGCATTGTCTGCCTGCAGCTGCTGTGTTTCTTCCGTTTGTGTGCGAGCCCCGAGGACTTCCACAGCTTCCTTGATGGATGCCGCAGCGTCCTTCAAGGCCCGCACAAAGGTACCCTTTAGGTTGGACGACTTGGTCGCCACCTTCATTATAATCTCCAGGTCCTCCTGCACCTGCTCATGAAGCTGAGCGGCGCATCTCTCTCCCGTTACTTCCGCAGGTCGAGAAAACAGCGCAGACCTTGTCTCGCGCCGGAAACGAGCGATCTTAGCTTCCTTCTCGAGGTCTTCCTCCTTATTCTTGGCCCGAGCTCTGGCCGCAGCCCTCTTTTCTTGCTGGCGCCACCTTGCCATCGCTAGGGACACCGCCCGGTCTTCGTCCTCGGATCCCTCGCTGAGACGGGGCCGCTTCGCGCCGAACATCGCTGCGGCCGCCTCCGAAATCTGGGACCTCTCGGAAATGACGATGTGGCTGCAGTCGGAATCCGACGCTGCCCTACCATCGCACTCCATGGTGTCATCATTGGTATGACCTGGGGCCGCCTCACGGCACTCTGCAGGTCTCCCGTTCCCAACACCAACCTCTTTTTCCTTCCTTAAAACCAAATCGCATGCTTCAGAATCCAAATTTCTCGCCAAGGTCGTTTTCTGGGTGACAGTAAGGCAGCCCttgccccccccagaatacgaGGGGCAGCCTGCAGCCGTAGCCACAGGGAGGGATTCTCCCTCAGCCGAACTGAGggtaccctcctggggtagTTTCTTTTTTCGAGATGCCATTACATAGTTCTCCAGTGTTATCGGACACCGGAAACCGCCTTTAGATACAGGGTGAGGTCCCTGACCACGATGCGCGGCCTAGAAGGCCACCATCCCACGACCGAAGTCCTCTGCAGTTAAATGTGCTGCCACACACCGACGTATTTGCCCGACAGGGTGGCCGAGTTGACCATACCTGCCGCGCCGAGGACCTTGAAGGCCCCCCATCCTACGACCCCTAAGGATCCACTGGTGTTTTCCGCGGGCCTGTCCGGTATGGGAGGCCCTGTCCGGCATAGCCCCGCGGAAAAACACCCCAACACGCCGCACGGCAGCACCTCGGTGCTCGCCGTACCCAGCACCGCCCAATGAGCGTGCTTGAGCCCCATCCTTCATCCTGTGATGATCACAGGAGGTGGAGGAGCTCCTCCTCCTCCGgggattttttatagaggttcccttcctcgcggcccaacgctcagtgcgcaaggcccccggtccgctcagtgcggattacggtttgcttggcgtccaccgatcataaagaccagcggacggccaagtgtggtgttgccaccgggtaattttttagagaggttttcttcctcgcagccccacgctcagtgcgcagggcccccggttccgctcagtgcggattacgggTTGTCCGACGGTGGCCGAAGCCATCGCCCACCGGCCAAAGACCGGCAGGCCCGCCGCACGGGTGGTCGCCACCCGAACTGTCCCAGAACCAGAACAGTCCGAGCAACAACCCATCGGGATAGCGCATCGCTGCGCTCCACCCGTCTAGTGTTTGGTTCACGGGGCTTTCGCCCTACCCCGACAAAaatgccggggcgttcccctatccaccacccggggacgcgccacgtcggagttcacctctccgcccactcggacaaccgagcaggtccgtggaagtgggcccgcagcctaaTCTAACTTACACAACTAACTAGcctaatagacgctcgcctagcggcgagcgccgccctctcTTTTGCGGGCCCGCAACCTAATCTAACTAACCTActtaacctaactaacctagctaacctaccagtgtttggttcgcggggccgaagtcctaccccggcagaaggccggggcgttcccctatccaccacccggggacgcgccatgtcggagttcacctctccgcccactcagacaaccgagcaggtccgtggttGTAGAAGAACCTAAACCAACAAATATAAAGGCAATTTAATACTAACAGAACAGTTTTGATAATGTCTGCTCTAACTATTCAAAGGTTAACTGATTATAAAAGGTAGTAAAATAAAGCCTACCAGATGGTATCAACGCCAAGACGTGCGTGGCTCGATTGTGAAGGGCTGCAGATGACGACAAATGTGGATATGCACTTGACTGGTTTAGATGCACATTTTTGATGCACAATGAATACAGAAAGAAACTAAGAAATAAGCAatccaaagaaaataaacaaatatttatatctccAAAAACTAAAAAGATGAATGATATATTTGATACACTTAAAAGCAATATTGATACAAATCAAGAAGTAACACTagttaataaaactaacacaTTTGGGAATTTTGATGTTTACAATTTCTCTAGCGACAGTAAGGACAACTTTAAAACATCTGCAGTGAAACATTTGTCCCCTAAAAGAAGTACATTGGAAAAGAAATCTAAACAGGATAAGAAGAAAAAGACGTATTCGAGAAAAAATTCCAAATCTAAACCAAAACTTAGTATAAAGATAGAAAGGCCACTTATAGATGAAAGAATGAGAGAAGCACCTCCTGAAACACTGGATACATCATTCGAACTTAGAAGATCACCAAGAAATATAGCTAAAGAACCGATACCAAATATTGAGACAGAACATGAAATGGAAGTTTTACAAGATGTTAAAACCAAACACAAAGCAAATAACAAAagagttaatattaaattagagaaaaagaaaaaatctcctttgaaaaataaaaagaaaaatttaaataaaattacaaattatataaaatgtaatgaaactTTTGATACCACAGTAAGTCCTTTGCCGGGATTGACCGTGGAAACAATTCCTAATAAGAATGTAGCTAATGTTTCAGCTTCACCTAAAAGATTGGAAAAGATTAGAGAAATGTTCGTAGAGAGTCCTGAGAAATTCGAAAATTGTAATACAACACAAAATTTACTCATGGATTTGGATCAAACTAGTGAATGTGGTGTTCAAGAGATCGAACATTTTGCTGAAATTCATCAAAATTCTCAGGACAATTCACAATCATCTAGAATATTGCGTTCTCAAAATAGTTCATAGTGTCGATGAATTACTAGATAAACCTAGAAGTTACATCTCAAATAAGTCTGTTTCTAgatctaaaataaattctagaatatcggataatttaaatagaaatatatctcggaaatcacaaatatctccaataatattatttcatgatGAACCACCGAATCATAATCAATCACAAAGCAACGGTTCTATAGATTcggat
This region includes:
- the LOC123722986 gene encoding uncharacterized protein LOC123722986; amino-acid sequence: MASRKKKLPQEGTLSSAEGESLPVATAAGCPSYSGGGKGCLTVTQKTTLARNLDSEACDLVLRKEKEVGVGNGRPAECREAAPGHTNDDTMECDGRAASDSDCSHIVISERSQISEAAAAMFGAKRPRLSEGSEDEDRAVSLAMARWRQQEKRAAARARAKNKEEDLEKEAKIARFRRETRSALFSRPAEVTGERCAAQLHEQVQEDLEIIMKVATKSSNLKGTFVRALKDAAASIKEAVEVLGARTQTEETQQLQADNARLRAEMDALRKELATIKEDLRTRGSAGHSDPDVTMEAAPASRPPQTQTPSETPSVEEICRAVMVQVGGMMNARLASLEDRLLPEKNLRPPLAADTRKNGSTYADKLARQQTAPKVAAQPGPSGTQRKAPSAPHQRPSGPAQTSLPASGEKEKRKRRRKRKKKKKKDPPPGQQPSQPAVGEWTKVGPKRRPQVKSGAAKLHVPRSSAVVITLQPGAAEQGATYASVIASAKEKINPAEFGAQGVRLRKAANGGRVFEFPGASSGEKADSLAQRLREVLDGGVVRVSRPIKSVALRVAGLDNATTSAEVVAAIAAAGGCPAEQLRAGAMSTGRDGLGSVVVQCPVAAAKKIATVGRLLVGWVSAQARLLDARPIRCFRCLAPGHISCQCQEGVDRSGLCFRCGQPGHKARGCTAALHCVVCAAAGAPAEHHVGSKACIPPSNGRRKKKGGEEGPSPTAGQSSDSSQQAAAPGAEEAAMVVE